The following coding sequences are from one Sardina pilchardus chromosome 16, fSarPil1.1, whole genome shotgun sequence window:
- the LOC134059960 gene encoding lecithin retinol acyltransferase-like has protein sequence MMLDSLTYLLERVFMLAHFNIFSLIPSEKEKLEKSYEASPRVLQRGDLLEVPRTLFTHFGIYLGDNKVAHLIPDIMPVLTSDKRQIQKMVTTKRLLLGVLCKKATVRVDSVEDFAYGSPILLNTMDHNMKERPLANEEVASRAEMLIDKVPYSLMWNNCEHFVTYCRYGSAVSLQTEKFLEFLKSIIRDQRSVLLTAFLGLVSIGCVGIVPATTLPTFLIPFTLWMAS, from the exons ATGATGCTAGACTCGCTGACTTACCTTCTGGAGAGAGTTTTTATGCTCGCGCATTTTAATATTTTTAGTCTGATCCcttcagaaaaagaaaagctcGAAAAGTCTTATGAAGCCTCTCCCCGGGTGCTGCAGAGAGGAGATCTCCTGGAGGTCCCTCGCACTTTATTCACCCATTTCGGCATTTATTTGGGGGACAACAAAGTCGCACATTTAATACCGGATATTATGCCCGTGCTGACGAGCGATAAGCGTCAAATACAGAAGATGGTAACGACCAAGAGATTACTGTTGGGAGTGCTTTGTAAGAAGGCGACTGTTCGGGTCGATTCGGTCGAGGACTTTGCGTATGGTTCACCTATCCTACTTAACACCATGGACCACAACATGAAAGAAAGGCCGTTAGCTAACGAAGAAGTTGCCAGCAGAGCAGAGATGCTTATAGATAAAGTTCCATACAGCTTGATGTGGAACAACTGCGAGCATTTTGTTACCTATTGCAGGTACGGCTCAGCCGTAAGTCTACAAACGGAAAAG TTCCTAGAGTTCCTGAAGTCCATTATTCGGGACCAGAGGAGTGTCCTTCTCACAGCTTTCTTGGGACTTGTGTCCATTGGTTGCGTGGGAATTGTGCCTGCCACAACTCTCCCAACTTTCCTTATCCCATTCACATTATGGATGGCGAGTTAA
- the lratb.2 gene encoding lecithin retinol acyltransferase b, tandem duplicate 2 — translation MALLQALSVFFLTMTTTTKQEQVQDEVIVKEKKRKYDISLYKRGDLLEVPRTLFTHFGIYLGNDRVAHLIPDILPLFTSDRSTIDTMVTNLRLILGAITKVASVRVDSVEDFAYGGDILINPMDGVCSRQPYDGEEVGRRAEKLIGPVSYSLLWYNCEHYVMYCRYGTAMSFQTFQFCKAVRKIFCSKMFSFVSALIGVAIMFYLQTDPLYTLLPTFLISFHIWMAS, via the exons ATGGCTCTGCTGCAGGCTCTGAGCGTGTTCTTCCTCAccatgaccaccaccaccaaacagGAGCAAGTCCAAGACGAGGTCATTGTCAAGGAGAAGAAGCGCAAGTATGACATCTCGCTCTACAAGAGAGGCGACCTACTGGAGGTACCCCGCACTTTGTTCACACATTTCGGAATCTACCTGGGAAATGACCGCGTCGCCCACCTGATCCCCGACATCCTACCCCTCTTCACGTCCGACCGGAGCACCATTGACACCATGGTGACCAACCTGCGGCTCATCCTGGGCGCCATCACCAAGGTGGCCAGTGTGCGCGTGGACTCGGTGGAGGACTTTGCCTACGGGGGCGACATCCTCATCAACCCCATGGACGGAGTGTGCAGCCGGCAGCCCTACGACGGGGAGGAAGTGGGCCGCCGGGCGGAGAAGTTGATAGGGCCAGTGAGCTATAGCCTCTTGTGGTACAACTGCGAGCATTACGTCATGTACTGCCGCTACGGGACTGCCATGAGCTTCCAGACCTTCCAG TTCTGTAAAGCTGTACGGAAGATCTTCTGCAGTAAGATGTTCTCTTTCGTGAGCGCATTAATTGGTGTAGCCATCATGTTTTACCTCCAAACTGATCCACTTTACACTCTGCTCCCCACCTTCCTCATCTCCTTCCACATCTGGATGGCCTCCTGA
- the rbm46 gene encoding probable RNA-binding protein 46: MDDIDGNMGGEESRLESPNEAALLALLEKTGYSMVQENGQRKFGGPPPGWEGPPPPRGCEVFVGKIPRDMYEDELVPVFERAGRIYEFRLMMEFSGENRGYAFVMYTTREAAQRAIQLLDNHEIRPGKFIGVCVSLDNCRLFIGSIPKDKRREEIQEEMMKVTDGVVDVIVYPSATDKTKNRGFAFVEYESHKAAAMARRKLIPGTFQLWGHTIQVDWAEPERDVDEETMQRVRVLYVRNLMLHTTEETLRAEFSRLKPGAVERIKKLTDYAFVHFHAREDAVAAMHMSNGAIVDGSPIEVTLAKPVSKDGGRRLNARGGCGGGALTSMPMPGPYGDTNAFVFQGKPEDLASMAAVTASMGGLKLITNGGGASSGRPLGLPSRLGSPCLLDVERCVFPFHPGASLVPVGLQALKPGQLSSAVSLLEYHCLKNGWVPPEYYLYSTVAQEGKMLLVYKVVIGSTRSSFMPDKVCTVLEDAKELAAQHALWSLDCPFLGQGSPGSLSPPAPSSSPGLLSFGCRPVPYSSYPLAPLSPPLPLSSAPGQRIYLPSQGPFY; this comes from the exons ATGGATGACATTGATGGAAACATGGGCGGAGAAGAAAGCCGACTGGAGAGCCCAAATGAAGCAGCACTTTTAGCCCTGCTGGAGAAGACTGGCTACAGTATGGTTCAGGAGAATGGCCAAAGAAAATTTGGTGGTCCACCTCCAG GTTGGGAAGGCCCGCCTCCTCCTCGGGGCTGCGAGGTGTTTGTGGGCAAGATCCCGCGGGATATGTATGAGGACGAGCTGGTGCCAGTGTTTGAGCGTGCTGGACGCATCTACGAGTTCCGCCTGATGATGGAGTTCAGTGGCGAGAACCGCGGCTACGCCTTCGTCATGTACACGACCCGCGAGGCAGCCCAGCGCGCTATCCAGCTGCTGGACAACCACGAGATACGACCTGGCAAGttcatcggtgtgtgtgtgagcctggaCAACTGCCGCCTGTTCATTGGCTCCATCCCTAAGGACAAACGCAGGGAGGAGATCCAGGAGGAGATGATGAAG GTGACTGACGGAGTTGTGGATGTGATTGTTTACCCCAGTGCCACTGACAAGACAAAGAATCGCGGTTTCGCCTTTGTGGAGTACGAGTCTCACAAGGCTGCAGCCATGGCCCGCAGGAAACTAATTCCAG GAACCTTCCAGCTGTGGGGTCACACCATTCAGGTGGACTGGGCAGAGCCCGAGCGCGACGTGGACGAGGAGACCATGCAGCGCGTGCGCGTGCTCTACGTGCGCAACCTGATGCTGCACACCACCGAGGAGACGCTGCGCGCCGAGTTCTCGCGCCTCAAGCCCGGCGCCGTCGAGCGCATCAAGAAGCTCACCGACTACGCCTTTGTGCACTTCCACGCTCGCGAGGACGCCGTCGCCGCCATGCACATGTCCAATGGCGCCATCGTCGACGGCTCCCCCATCGAGGTCACGCTCGCCAAGCCCGTCAGCAAGGACGGCGGGCGGCGCTTGAACGCCCGCGGCGGGTGTGGTGGCGGGGCGCTCACCAGCATGCCTATGCCGGGCCCTTACGGCGACACCAACGCCTTTGTCTTCCAGGGCAAGCCGGAGGACCTCGCCAGCATGGCGGCCGTCACCGCGAGCATGGGGGGCCTGAAGCTGATCACCAATGGCGGCGGGGCCAGCTCGGGGCGTCCCCTCGGCCTGCCGTCGCGTCTGGGCAGCCCGTGCCTGCTGGACGTTGAGCGCTGCGTGTTCCCGTTTCACCCGGGAGCCAGCCTGGTGCCCGTGGGCCTGCAGGCTCTGAAGCCCGGGCAGCTGAGCTCCGCCGTCAGCCTGCTGGAGTACCACTGCCTGAAGAACGGCTGGGTGCCCCCCGAGTACTACCTCTACTCCACGGTGGCCCAGGAGGGCAAGATGCTGCTCGTGTACAAGGTGGTGATTGGGAGCACGCGCAGCAGCTTCATGCCTGACAAGGTGTGCACTGTACTGGAGGACGCCAAGGAGCTGGCTGCGCAGCATGCACTCTGGAGCCTGG atTGCCCCTTCCTGGGACAGGGCTCTCCCGGCAGCTTGTCCCCACCAgctccttcctcctcccccgGTCTGCTCTCCTTCGGCTGCCGGCCTGTGCCATACTCCAGTTACCCACTGGCGCCCCTTTCCCCTCCCTTGCCCCTCAGCAGTGCACCAGGCCAGAGGATCTACCTGCCCAGC